A single Argentina anserina chromosome 7, drPotAnse1.1, whole genome shotgun sequence DNA region contains:
- the LOC126803711 gene encoding probable LRR receptor-like serine/threonine-protein kinase At3g47570: protein MHLNLSFNNLEGEVPKGGVFRNKSAISLDGNTKLCGGVSEMQLPACPIKVPKKRSLRGFKLKLTISLVAGCSLLFAVMIALYWKRETQKKKPLSEVSSINFLSMVSYQALHQATNGFSPNNQIGSGGFGSVYKGILDQEENNIVAVKVINLQQKGASKSFVAECNALRNIRHRNLVKIITCCSSADNSGNDFKALVFEYMSNGSLEEWLHKENQSGRLNLLQRLNIAVDVASALCYLHDHCEPQIIHRDLKPSNVLLDDDMVARVSDFGLARFIPLTKDSSGNQSSTAGIKGTVGYTAPEYAVCIEPSKQGDVYSYGILLLQMFTGRRPTDEMFVDGCNIHTYVKMAIPGRLMQIVDTTLLAALQEAAPVTRPNEVNCISGYNNDDIEADEENIIDGENLSKMNTYVWKCILPTLKIGLACSEESPRNRMSMEEVLRELHHIKIAYTRVDIRQERPRRS, encoded by the exons ATGCATTTGAATCTTTCGTTCAATAATCTGGAGGGTGAGGTACCGAAAGGAGGAGTTTTTCGAAACAAAAGTGCAATATCATTGGATGGAAATACCAAACTTTGTGGTGGTGTTTCGGAAATGCAACTACCAGCGTGCCCCATcaaagtcccaaagaagagaaGCTTGCGTGGTTTCAAACTAAAGTTAACAATTTCTTTAGTTGCTGGATGCTCTCTTCTGTTTGCAGTCATGATAGCTCTTTATTGGAAGAGAGAAACTCAAAAGAAGAAACCCTTATCTGAAGTGTCTTCAATCAACTTCCTTTCAATGGTGTCATACCAGGCACTTCATCAAGCTACTAACGGATTCTCTCCAAACAACCAAATTGGATCAGGCGGTTTTGGCTCTGTATACAAAGGGATTCTTGATCAAGAAGAAAACAACATTGTTGCTGTAAAGGTCATTAACCTACAACAGAAAGGAGCTTCCAAGAGTTTTGTGGCAGAATGCAATGCGCTTAGAAATATCCGGCACAGGAATCTTGTGAAGATCATAACATGTTGCTCCAGTGCGGATAACAGTGGTAATGACTTCAAAGCTCTAGTATTTGAGTATATGTCAAATGGAAGTTTAGAGGAGTGGCTGCACAAAGAAAACCAATCAGGAAGACTAAACCTTCTTCAACGACTGAACATTGCTGTTGATGTGGCTTCTGCACTGTGTTATCTCCATGATCATTGTGAACCACAAATCATTCACCGGGACTTGAAGCCGAGCAATGTTCTTCTTGACGATGACATGGTTGCTCGTGTCAGTGATTTTGGGTTAGCAAGATTCATACCACTGACCAAGGACTCTTCTGGAAATCAAAGTAGCACAGCTGGTATAAAGGGAACGGTTGGTTATACTGCTCCAG AGTATGCAGTCTGTATTGAGCCATCAAAGCAAGGGGACGTGTATAGTTATGGAATACTTTTGTTGCAAATGTTCACGGGAAGAAGACCCACCGATGAAATGTTTGTAGACGGTTGCAATATCCATACTTATGTTAAGATGGCCATACCAGGAAGACTAATGCAGATTGTGGATACCACTCTTCTTGCTGCTTTACAAGAGGCAGCACCTGTAACGAGACCAAATGAAGTGAACTGCATCAGTGGTTACAACAATGATGATATCGAAGCAGATGAAGAAAACATTATTGACGGTGAGAATTTAAGCAAGATGAACACTTATGTGTGGAAGTGCATACTTCCAACCCTTAAGATTGGACTAGCATGTTCGGAAGAGTCACCAAGGAATCGGATGTCTATGGAGGAGGTCCTCAGGGAACTACACCATATTAAAATTGCTTACACTCGTGTTGACATTCGTCAGGAGAGGCCGAGAAGAAGCTAA